The Xiphias gladius isolate SHS-SW01 ecotype Sanya breed wild chromosome 7, ASM1685928v1, whole genome shotgun sequence genome window below encodes:
- the si:dkey-54n8.4 gene encoding coiled-coil domain-containing protein 92 produces the protein MGDESSLSRQIESVERSVVFLRQEHLTLLHGLHLEILSLQKRCSELTSELKVNPAGRSQIELQEEEELLEGHCQEVENRLAEQECTLGELRKELSHKGALVGALRANLKEKERHFLEELKRRSHCSTILNTELQKQTEAAAYLSFQLHAARQKVHHQRLQQRQGLLARANSQGTQYSAEQNSVSPQMPSGASPSSPVVKPKRKSARASLRVERARECVPIERVMGPAEPTAMPDPALFLHPRRHRARFRHTVAQRQPPVGLEKEDEEEGSGEGPVEPQDEATRLVSSAAVPPAAETKAD, from the exons ATGGGTGATGAGAGCAGCCTGTCGCGGCAGATCGAGAGTGTGGAGAGGAGCGTGGTGTTCCTCAGGCAGGAGCACCTCACCTTGCTCCATGGTCTCCACCTGGAGATCCTCTCCCTGCAGAAACGATGCTCAG agttGACAAGTGAGCTGAAGGTAAACCCTGCAGGCAGAAGCCAAATAg AGttacaggaggaagaggagctccTGGAGGGCCACTGTCAGGAGGTGGAGAACCGCCTGGCAGAGCAAGAGTGTACCTTAGGAGAGCTTCGTAAGGAGCTGAGTCACAAAGGGGCTTTGGTGGGAGCCCTCAGAGCCAATCTCAAAGAAAAGGAGCGGCATTTCCTGGAGGAGCTCAAACGCCGCAGCCACTGTTCAACCATCCTCAACACGGAgctgcagaaacaaacagaggcagCAGCATACCTTTCCTTCCAGCTGCACGCGGCCAGGCAGAAAGTGCACCACCAGCGGCTGCAGCAGAGGCAGGGACTCCTCGCCAGGGCCAACAGTCAGGGGACCCAGTACAGTGCCGAGCAGAACTCAGTTTCTCCGCAGATGCCATCAGGagcctccccttcctctcctgtGGTCAAACCCAAGCGTAAGAGCGCTAGGGCATCTTTGAGAGTGGAGAGAGCTCGGGAGTGTGTGCCCATTGAGAGAGTGATGGGCCCTGCAGAGCCCACAGCCATGCCGGACCCTGCACTCTTCCTCCACCCTAGACGGCACAGAGCTCGCTTCAGGCACACTGTGGCACAAAGACAGCCTCCAGTAGGCCTggagaaggaggatgaggaggaaggaagTGGGGAAGGACCGGTGGAGCCCCAGGATGAAGCGACCAGACTGGTGTCTTCAGCTGCAGTGCCCCCTGCTGCTGAGACGAAGGCAGATTAG